The Streptomyces sp. HSG2 genome has a segment encoding these proteins:
- a CDS encoding TetR/AcrR family transcriptional regulator has product MPRNREGDGAPVPRRLLAAATRLFAEQGYDRTSVQEIVEAAGVTKGALYHYFGSKDDLLHEIYARVLRVQQERLDAFADADGPIEDRLRAAAADVVVTTIENLDDASIFFRSMHHLSPEKNKQVRVERRRYHERFRALVEEGRRAGVFSGDTPADLVVDYHFGSVHHLSTWYRPDGPLGPEQVAAHLADLLMRALRP; this is encoded by the coding sequence GTGCCCCGGAACAGGGAAGGGGACGGCGCGCCGGTGCCGCGACGGCTGCTCGCCGCCGCCACCCGGCTCTTCGCCGAACAGGGCTACGACAGGACGTCGGTCCAGGAGATCGTCGAGGCGGCGGGGGTCACGAAGGGCGCGCTGTACCACTACTTCGGTTCCAAGGACGATCTGCTGCACGAGATCTACGCGCGAGTGCTGCGGGTCCAGCAGGAGCGCCTGGACGCCTTCGCGGACGCGGACGGCCCGATCGAGGACCGGCTCCGCGCGGCGGCGGCGGACGTCGTCGTCACGACGATCGAGAACCTCGACGACGCGTCGATCTTCTTCCGCTCCATGCACCACCTGAGCCCGGAGAAGAACAAGCAGGTACGGGTCGAGCGCCGGCGCTACCACGAGCGGTTCCGCGCCCTCGTGGAGGAGGGCCGGCGGGCCGGCGTCTTCTCCGGCGACACCCCGGCCGACTTGGTCGTGGACTACCACTTCGGGTCGGTCCACCACCTGTCCACCTGGTACCGCCCCGACGGCCCGCTCGGGCCGGAGCAGGTCGCGGCCCACCTCGCGGATCTGCTGATGCGGGCCCTGCGACCGTGA